A genomic segment from Streptomyces sp. NBC_00459 encodes:
- a CDS encoding enhanced serine sensitivity protein SseB C-terminal domain-containing protein, which yields MSASGTAAAGQVEHMLRQVTPGRYDAYEALLRALATPSSGQIWMLLWHGQAGSPDAQYGNMQVDGYGYAPCVTSAQELSVSGWNRSYEVVDGLDVARTLYPDQYGLWLNPHSPGGGVGVPWLDLRRIAAGLERQPAGPLRLAEPGIEIPQFYALLSQNAHRTPAVRSLRRAWVQPALGAPYLAIGLDVYDTSPPAVDSVRAMMQQSIGAVPDGLPVSTVAMSDEQDPVVMWLRVNARPFYDREAHAIAAPPQTPQAPAGGYGYPPARGRY from the coding sequence GTGAGCGCGTCGGGCACGGCCGCGGCCGGTCAGGTCGAGCACATGCTGCGCCAAGTGACGCCCGGGCGTTACGACGCCTACGAGGCGCTTCTGCGCGCCCTCGCGACCCCCTCCTCCGGCCAGATCTGGATGCTGCTCTGGCACGGCCAGGCCGGTTCCCCCGACGCGCAGTACGGAAACATGCAGGTCGACGGGTACGGCTACGCGCCCTGTGTGACCTCCGCCCAGGAGCTGTCGGTCAGCGGCTGGAACAGGTCGTACGAGGTGGTCGACGGCCTCGACGTGGCCCGCACCCTCTACCCGGACCAGTACGGCCTCTGGCTCAACCCGCACTCCCCGGGCGGCGGCGTCGGTGTCCCCTGGCTCGACCTGCGCCGGATCGCGGCGGGCCTGGAGCGCCAGCCCGCCGGTCCTCTGCGACTGGCCGAACCCGGCATCGAGATCCCGCAGTTCTACGCCCTCCTCTCGCAGAACGCCCACCGCACCCCGGCGGTCCGCTCCCTGCGCCGCGCCTGGGTCCAGCCGGCGCTCGGCGCGCCGTATCTGGCCATCGGGCTGGATGTGTACGACACCTCACCGCCCGCCGTGGACTCGGTGCGCGCGATGATGCAGCAGTCGATCGGGGCGGTCCCCGACGGGCTGCCGGTGTCGACGGTCGCGATGTCGGACGAGCAGGACCCGGTCGTGATGTGGCTGCGCGTGAACGCCCGGCCGTTCTACGACCGGGAGGCCCACGCGATCGCCGCCCCGCCCCAGACCCCGCAGGCTCCGGCCGGCGGATACGGATATCCGCCCGCGCGGGGTCGTTACTGA
- a CDS encoding ABC transporter permease: MTAPIETTAAAAEAQPEAVLAGAGKGQIEGRSLGQIAWSRFKRDKVAVAGGVIVILLVLFALLSRPIQALFGLDPNAFNQDLIDPNTSLPKGDFGGMSWDHPLGVEPKFGRDIATRILEGSWVSLVVAFGATILSNVIGTVLGVVAGYYGGRVDTIISRLMDTFLAFPLLLFAIAISATLQGGAFGLEGLPLHISVLIFVIGFFNWPYLGRIVRGQTLALREREFVDASRGMGAKGPYILFRELLPNLVGPIIVYSTLLIPTNILFEASLSFLGVGIQPPQASWGGMLNQAVTYYQVDPQFMIVPGLAIFVTVLAFNLLGDGLRDALDPRSR, encoded by the coding sequence GTGACCGCACCGATCGAGACCACCGCAGCGGCAGCCGAGGCACAGCCGGAGGCTGTGCTCGCGGGTGCCGGTAAGGGGCAGATCGAGGGCCGTTCCCTGGGGCAGATCGCCTGGTCCCGGTTCAAGAGGGACAAGGTGGCGGTCGCCGGCGGCGTCATCGTCATCCTGCTGGTCCTGTTCGCGCTCCTCTCCCGGCCCATCCAGGCACTTTTCGGCCTCGACCCGAACGCCTTCAACCAGGACCTGATCGACCCCAACACCTCCCTCCCCAAGGGTGACTTCGGCGGCATGAGCTGGGACCACCCGCTCGGTGTCGAACCGAAGTTCGGGCGTGACATCGCCACCCGCATCCTGGAGGGCTCCTGGGTCTCGCTGGTCGTCGCGTTCGGCGCCACGATCCTGTCCAACGTGATCGGCACGGTCCTCGGAGTGGTCGCCGGCTACTACGGCGGGCGGGTCGACACGATCATCAGCCGGCTGATGGACACCTTCCTCGCCTTCCCGCTCCTGCTGTTCGCCATCGCCATCTCCGCCACGCTGCAGGGCGGCGCGTTCGGCCTGGAAGGGCTCCCGCTGCACATCAGCGTGCTGATCTTCGTCATCGGCTTCTTCAACTGGCCCTACCTGGGACGCATCGTGCGCGGCCAGACCCTGGCCCTGCGTGAGCGCGAGTTCGTGGACGCCTCCCGGGGAATGGGCGCCAAGGGGCCGTACATCCTCTTCCGGGAGCTGCTGCCGAACCTCGTCGGTCCGATCATCGTCTACTCGACGCTGCTCATCCCGACCAACATCCTCTTCGAGGCCTCGCTGAGCTTCCTCGGCGTCGGTATCCAGCCCCCGCAGGCTTCCTGGGGCGGCATGCTCAACCAGGCGGTCACCTACTACCAGGTCGACCCGCAGTTCATGATC